In Listeria monocytogenes, the following proteins share a genomic window:
- the nifJ gene encoding pyruvate:ferredoxin (flavodoxin) oxidoreductase, translated as MRNRKTMDGNTAAAYISYAFTEVAAIYPITPSSTMAELVDEWSSKNKKNLFNEPVKVVEMQSEAGAAGTVHGSLQAGALTSTYTASQGLLLMIPNMYKIAGELLPTVFHVSARTISAASLNIFGDHSDVMAARQTGFAMLAEGSVQEVMDLSAVAHLASLKGSLPFLNFFDGFRTSHELQKVEVLEYDELENSLDKEALQQFRNRAMTPNNPKTLGSNQNPDIFFQQRETVNRYYEEIPNIVQNYMKEINQLRGTDYDLVNYYGAEDATDVIVAMGSVTPVIEQVIDYLTTQGKKVGLLNIRLYRPFPAETFLAKLPKTVERVAVLDRTKEPGSGGEPLLLDVQSVLYDSETRPLVIGGRYGLGSKDVTPDQILGVYSHLTTENPKPRFTIGITDDITNLSIENTGPSDLTSEKTFQCKFWGFGSDGTVGANKAAIKIIGDNTDLYAQGYFSYDSKKSGGLTVSHLRFGEKRIRSAYLIQQADFVSCSTSAYLRSYDLLKGLKPGGTFLLNTIWEGKQLERHLPAAMREYIAKNNIQFYTLNAMRIAGEAGLGRRINTVMQTAFFRVTDILPFEKALADLKASAIATYGKKDMAVAEKNIFAMDQTVANLHKVEVPASWANPVVTAETNATTEKPAYVQNILEPVNRLEGDNLTVGDLISNGMVSGAYPPGTAAYEKRGIALEVPEWISENCTMCNECAFVCPHAAIRPILTDEEEMESAPEGFMTREMRGKDGLRYRIQVSPMDCTGCNLCAETCPAKDKALVMKPFEEVAAKENPNWSFAINVKPKKNPGKKNTVPGSQFEQPLLEFSGACAGCGETPYVKLLTQMFGDRMMIANATGCSSIWGASAPATPYTVNDKGHGPAWGNSLLEDNAEYGYGMYLANQTMRKALNNKVTKALREEAMSETLREALVDWQTQMDVSEDTRERAEALQLALLSEMEDSAALESIYNDRELFIKRSQWMLGGDGWAYDIGFGGIDHVLASGEDVNIFVMDNEVYSNTGGQSSKATPTAAIAKFASGGKSVGKKDLGIMAMSYGNIYVAQIAMGANKRQTLKAIEEAEAYPGPSLIIAYTPCINHGISSGMKTMLSETQKAVECGYWSLYRYNPALEEKGKNPMTMDYKKVDFDQFEDFLKRETRYSALYKANPDVATKLSEKTRLDAEKRFKRYATMAGLDLEKILKKKEVTEEVKAPVDDERAARKAAREARRLAREQGK; from the coding sequence ATGCGAAATAGAAAAACAATGGATGGAAACACGGCCGCAGCTTATATTTCTTATGCTTTTACAGAAGTTGCAGCAATCTATCCGATTACCCCTTCCTCCACCATGGCTGAACTTGTGGATGAATGGTCATCAAAGAACAAGAAAAATTTATTCAATGAACCCGTAAAAGTAGTAGAAATGCAATCAGAAGCAGGAGCGGCAGGAACTGTTCACGGATCACTTCAAGCTGGTGCGCTAACTAGCACATACACGGCGAGCCAAGGTTTACTTTTAATGATTCCTAATATGTACAAAATTGCCGGTGAACTATTGCCAACTGTTTTCCATGTTTCCGCAAGAACAATTTCGGCAGCCTCGCTAAATATTTTTGGCGACCATAGTGATGTGATGGCAGCGCGTCAAACAGGATTTGCGATGCTAGCAGAAGGTTCCGTTCAAGAAGTAATGGACTTATCCGCGGTTGCTCATCTGGCTTCACTAAAAGGAAGTTTGCCATTTTTAAATTTCTTTGACGGCTTCCGCACAAGTCATGAATTACAAAAAGTCGAAGTACTCGAATACGACGAATTAGAAAATTCACTCGACAAAGAGGCATTACAACAATTCAGAAATCGGGCTATGACACCAAATAATCCTAAAACTTTAGGTTCGAATCAAAATCCAGATATCTTTTTCCAACAAAGAGAAACGGTGAACCGCTATTACGAGGAAATCCCTAACATTGTTCAAAATTATATGAAAGAAATCAATCAGCTTCGTGGCACGGATTATGACTTAGTAAATTATTATGGAGCAGAAGACGCAACAGACGTGATTGTGGCGATGGGTTCTGTAACGCCGGTCATTGAGCAAGTTATTGATTACTTAACAACGCAAGGCAAGAAAGTGGGATTACTCAATATCCGTTTATATCGTCCTTTCCCAGCAGAAACCTTTTTAGCAAAACTACCGAAAACAGTAGAACGCGTGGCTGTTCTAGATCGGACGAAAGAACCCGGATCAGGCGGGGAACCACTTTTACTCGACGTGCAAAGTGTGCTTTATGATAGTGAGACTCGTCCACTAGTTATTGGCGGTAGATATGGCTTAGGTTCAAAAGATGTTACACCAGACCAGATTCTCGGTGTTTATTCGCACCTAACGACAGAAAATCCAAAACCGCGCTTTACAATTGGAATTACGGATGATATTACTAATCTTTCTATTGAAAATACAGGACCGAGCGATCTAACTTCAGAAAAAACGTTCCAATGTAAATTCTGGGGCTTCGGTTCGGATGGGACAGTTGGCGCGAATAAAGCCGCTATCAAAATTATTGGCGATAACACCGATTTATATGCACAAGGTTACTTTTCCTATGATTCGAAAAAATCGGGCGGGCTAACTGTTTCGCATTTGCGCTTTGGTGAAAAACGAATTCGCTCAGCCTATCTAATCCAACAAGCGGATTTTGTCTCATGCTCCACCTCGGCCTATTTACGTTCCTATGATTTATTAAAAGGTTTAAAACCAGGCGGAACATTCTTGCTCAATACCATTTGGGAAGGCAAACAGTTAGAACGCCATTTGCCAGCTGCCATGCGTGAATATATTGCGAAAAATAATATTCAATTTTATACATTAAATGCGATGAGAATTGCAGGAGAAGCAGGACTTGGTAGAAGAATTAATACCGTTATGCAAACGGCCTTTTTCCGAGTGACCGACATTTTACCGTTCGAAAAAGCACTTGCTGATTTAAAAGCATCGGCTATCGCTACTTACGGGAAAAAAGATATGGCGGTTGCAGAGAAAAATATTTTCGCGATGGACCAAACTGTTGCTAATTTGCATAAAGTAGAAGTTCCTGCAAGCTGGGCAAATCCAGTTGTAACAGCAGAAACGAATGCAACGACTGAAAAACCAGCTTATGTACAAAATATCCTTGAGCCAGTGAATCGCTTAGAAGGCGATAACTTGACTGTTGGTGATTTAATTTCGAATGGTATGGTCAGTGGGGCTTATCCTCCGGGGACTGCAGCTTACGAAAAACGCGGAATTGCACTCGAAGTTCCTGAATGGATTTCTGAAAACTGTACGATGTGTAATGAATGCGCCTTTGTTTGTCCGCATGCTGCCATTCGTCCGATTTTAACAGATGAAGAAGAAATGGAATCTGCTCCAGAAGGTTTTATGACAAGAGAAATGCGCGGCAAAGATGGCCTTCGTTACCGTATCCAAGTTTCCCCAATGGACTGCACTGGTTGTAACTTATGTGCGGAAACGTGTCCGGCGAAAGATAAAGCGCTTGTAATGAAACCATTTGAAGAAGTGGCAGCTAAAGAAAATCCGAATTGGTCATTTGCGATTAATGTGAAACCGAAGAAAAACCCTGGGAAGAAAAATACTGTGCCAGGAAGCCAATTTGAACAACCGTTACTGGAGTTCTCTGGTGCTTGTGCAGGTTGCGGTGAAACTCCTTATGTTAAATTATTAACGCAAATGTTTGGCGACCGGATGATGATTGCTAATGCAACTGGTTGTTCCTCTATTTGGGGCGCATCTGCACCTGCAACGCCTTATACTGTCAATGATAAAGGACATGGACCGGCGTGGGGCAATTCCCTTTTAGAAGATAACGCAGAATATGGTTATGGTATGTATTTAGCAAACCAAACCATGCGAAAAGCTTTAAACAATAAAGTGACAAAAGCGCTCAGAGAAGAAGCCATGTCAGAAACGTTACGCGAGGCGCTTGTTGACTGGCAAACACAAATGGATGTTTCAGAAGATACACGCGAACGGGCAGAAGCATTACAACTTGCGCTTCTTAGTGAGATGGAAGATAGCGCGGCACTCGAATCCATCTATAATGACCGAGAATTATTTATTAAACGATCGCAGTGGATGCTTGGAGGCGACGGCTGGGCTTATGATATTGGCTTCGGCGGAATTGATCATGTGTTAGCATCAGGCGAAGATGTAAATATTTTCGTAATGGATAATGAAGTATATTCAAATACTGGTGGACAATCATCGAAAGCCACACCAACCGCAGCAATTGCCAAATTTGCTTCAGGCGGGAAATCTGTCGGCAAAAAAGACCTTGGTATTATGGCGATGAGTTACGGAAATATCTATGTGGCGCAAATTGCGATGGGGGCGAACAAACGTCAAACCTTAAAAGCTATTGAAGAAGCAGAGGCATATCCAGGACCATCTCTAATTATTGCTTATACGCCGTGTATTAATCACGGTATTTCAAGCGGTATGAAAACGATGCTAAGTGAAACGCAAAAAGCAGTGGAATGCGGCTACTGGAGCTTGTACCGTTATAATCCAGCACTAGAAGAAAAAGGAAAAAATCCAATGACAATGGATTATAAAAAAGTCGATTTCGATCAATTCGAAGACTTCCTAAAACGCGAAACACGATACTCAGCGCTTTACAAAGCAAATCCAGATGTTGCAACAAAACTATCCGAAAAAACCCGTTTAGATGCAGAAAAACGTTTTAAACGCTATGCGACGATGGCTGGGCTTGATTTAGAGAAAATTTTAAAGAAAAAAGAAGTAACAGAAGAAGTGAAAGCACCTGTGGATGATGAGCGAGCAGCTAGAAAAGCTGCGCGTGAGGCTAGAAGATTAGCACGGGAGCAAGGGAAATAA
- a CDS encoding fructose-bisphosphatase class III, protein MNTLDMKYLHLLAKEYPTIAKTATEIINLEAIMNLPKGTEHFLSDVHGEYSAFEQVLRNGSGVVKRKIRDIFGAELDDAEINSLSTLIYYPEEKMDLIASETEDLHAWYRTTLFRLIELCQYVASKYTRSKVRKAMPEDFAYILEELLHENYNEDDKKLYYEEILQHIISLGRAEEFISALSRLIQQLVVDHLHIVGDVYDRGPYPDKIMDTLMNYHSLDFQWGNHDILWMGAASGSRVCAANVIRISARYLNLDILEDSYGISLRPLALFADEVYKDDPCKYFQPKNEDNTDYSNAEITQIARMHKAISIIQFKLEGEIINRRKEFNMEHRLLLQFIDYKKGTIQLKGKTYQLLDTHFPTIDPENPYTLTDGEKDLIEKITASFKNCRRLQKHVQFLYSKGSMFLTYNGNLLYHGCIPLHEDGTFMEMKLRGEKYAGRALLEQFEILTREAYVRPPGTKEKKYACDIVWYLWTGAISSLFGKSEMTTFERYFVAEKETHKEEKNPYYKLRNDEFICKQILEEFGLDGECGHIINGHTPVKEGKGESPIKASGKMLVIDGGFAKAYHKETSLAGYTLLFNSYGLQLVSHQPFTTKEDAIKNETDILSTRQVIEMEINRKRVRDTDIGAKLSEQAEDLKVLLDAYRNGLLHENR, encoded by the coding sequence GTGAATACTTTAGATATGAAATATTTGCATTTATTAGCAAAAGAATATCCCACTATCGCTAAAACAGCTACGGAAATCATTAATCTGGAAGCAATTATGAATCTTCCCAAAGGAACCGAACATTTTTTAAGTGATGTTCACGGGGAATATAGTGCTTTTGAACAAGTGCTTCGTAACGGTTCTGGTGTTGTAAAACGAAAAATTCGTGATATTTTTGGAGCAGAATTAGATGATGCGGAGATTAATTCACTAAGTACGCTGATTTATTATCCGGAAGAAAAGATGGATTTGATTGCTAGTGAGACGGAAGATTTGCATGCTTGGTACCGCACTACGCTCTTTCGCTTAATTGAACTATGTCAATATGTCGCTTCTAAATACACGCGGTCCAAAGTTAGAAAAGCCATGCCGGAAGATTTTGCCTACATATTAGAAGAGTTGCTTCATGAAAACTACAATGAAGATGACAAAAAACTTTACTATGAAGAAATTTTACAACATATTATTTCACTTGGTCGTGCAGAAGAATTTATTAGTGCTCTCTCGCGTCTTATTCAACAATTGGTTGTAGATCACCTGCATATTGTTGGTGATGTTTACGATCGCGGTCCTTATCCAGATAAAATCATGGATACTTTGATGAATTATCATTCACTCGATTTCCAGTGGGGCAATCATGATATTTTATGGATGGGAGCAGCTAGTGGTTCTAGAGTTTGTGCAGCTAATGTTATTCGGATCTCTGCCCGTTATTTAAATTTAGATATTTTAGAAGATAGTTACGGCATCTCCCTTCGCCCTCTTGCCCTGTTTGCGGATGAAGTGTATAAAGATGACCCTTGTAAATACTTCCAACCAAAAAATGAAGATAATACGGACTATAGTAACGCAGAAATCACACAAATAGCTAGAATGCACAAAGCCATCTCGATTATTCAGTTTAAATTAGAGGGCGAAATTATTAATCGTCGTAAAGAATTTAATATGGAGCATCGGCTATTACTTCAATTTATCGATTATAAAAAAGGCACCATTCAGCTAAAAGGAAAAACTTACCAGCTTCTAGACACACATTTCCCAACGATTGATCCAGAAAATCCCTACACTCTTACCGATGGAGAGAAAGATCTTATCGAAAAAATTACTGCCTCTTTTAAAAATTGTCGTCGCTTGCAAAAGCATGTGCAATTTTTATATTCGAAAGGGAGCATGTTTTTAACTTATAACGGCAATTTGTTGTACCATGGCTGCATTCCGCTTCATGAAGATGGGACTTTTATGGAAATGAAATTGCGCGGGGAGAAATATGCCGGTCGCGCACTTTTAGAGCAATTTGAAATACTAACTCGTGAAGCATACGTCCGCCCACCAGGAACAAAAGAAAAGAAATATGCGTGTGATATCGTTTGGTATTTATGGACTGGTGCCATTTCTTCACTCTTTGGAAAAAGTGAAATGACTACCTTTGAACGCTATTTTGTTGCTGAAAAAGAAACACACAAAGAGGAAAAAAATCCTTATTATAAATTACGCAACGATGAATTCATTTGTAAGCAAATTTTGGAAGAATTTGGTCTTGATGGGGAATGTGGACATATTATTAACGGCCATACACCCGTCAAAGAAGGCAAAGGAGAAAGTCCCATTAAAGCGAGTGGCAAAATGCTCGTGATTGATGGCGGATTTGCTAAAGCCTATCACAAAGAAACGAGCTTGGCTGGATATACGTTACTTTTCAACAGTTACGGTTTACAATTAGTCAGTCATCAACCCTTTACTACGAAAGAAGACGCGATTAAAAATGAAACGGACATTCTTTCCACTCGACAAGTTATCGAAATGGAAATTAACCGTAAACGAGTAAGAGATACGGACATTGGTGCGAAACTAAGTGAGCAAGCAGAAGATTTAAAAGTGCTGCTAGATGCTTACCGTAATGGTTTGCTACATGAAAATCGTTAG
- a CDS encoding AEC family transporter: MEFLLILLPVFGIFAIGFIGQKTLKFDIPNLSKLTLYLMSPFLAFNTFYTNPLTMDYVYLAIYIFALCLSLILLVSLVSFLLGYNLQDRCALILASAFMNNGNYGTPVVLLVFGAMGLDIAVVLMVLQQLAMSTIGIYFAAKGSKDANGMKTVMKRVVRMPIAYGALLGLALQLLHVSLPSALMTCVKLVGDAAIPTIMIVLGMQLAVISFRRIELAKVGIALVLKLLIAPIIAFGLTLILPVDEMTKQIMILLAAMPTAANTTLMAVQFDTKPDLVSSATFISTVLSIITLPIVLYFLHPVF; the protein is encoded by the coding sequence ATGGAATTTCTACTTATTTTACTGCCAGTTTTTGGGATTTTCGCTATTGGATTTATTGGGCAAAAGACATTAAAATTTGATATTCCCAATTTGTCTAAACTCACGCTTTACTTAATGTCGCCGTTTCTTGCATTTAATACTTTTTATACCAATCCACTTACGATGGATTATGTTTATTTGGCGATTTACATTTTTGCGCTTTGTTTGAGTTTAATTTTGCTCGTCAGTTTGGTTAGTTTTCTGCTTGGTTACAACTTGCAAGATCGTTGCGCGCTCATTTTGGCTAGTGCGTTTATGAATAATGGGAATTATGGAACCCCTGTTGTATTGCTTGTTTTTGGGGCTATGGGGCTTGATATCGCAGTTGTGTTAATGGTACTTCAACAACTAGCTATGAGTACGATTGGTATTTATTTCGCTGCAAAAGGAAGTAAGGATGCGAACGGAATGAAAACCGTTATGAAGCGGGTCGTTCGCATGCCGATTGCTTACGGGGCATTACTCGGACTCGCGCTACAATTGCTACATGTCTCGCTCCCTTCCGCCCTAATGACTTGTGTGAAACTGGTTGGAGATGCTGCTATTCCAACGATTATGATTGTACTCGGAATGCAACTGGCTGTAATTTCGTTTCGACGGATTGAACTTGCGAAAGTTGGTATTGCCCTAGTGCTCAAGTTGCTCATTGCGCCAATTATCGCTTTTGGTTTAACGTTGATTCTTCCGGTGGATGAAATGACGAAACAAATCATGATTTTACTCGCAGCGATGCCAACTGCAGCGAATACAACATTAATGGCTGTACAATTTGATACAAAACCGGATTTAGTTTCCAGTGCCACGTTTATCAGTACTGTTTTAAGTATCATTACTTTACCAATCGTGCTCTATTTTCTTCATCCAGTTTTCTAA
- a CDS encoding transposase produces MPTKKYTEKFKISLVYLHYKGTPKQTLCDDFGVSIASLSRWIKGYDPTSVDLNEAANILQMYELKKQKAKLEAEVLALSKAIKLFNSDLNPV; encoded by the coding sequence ATGCCTACTAAAAAATATACCGAAAAATTCAAAATTAGCCTTGTCTACTTACACTATAAAGGAACACCTAAACAAACATTATGCGATGATTTTGGCGTTTCTATTGCATCGCTTTCTAGATGGATTAAAGGATACGATCCAACAAGCGTCGATTTAAACGAAGCCGCCAATATATTACAAATGTACGAACTAAAAAAACAAAAAGCAAAATTAGAAGCCGAAGTTTTAGCACTTTCAAAAGCGATTAAACTTTTTAATTCTGATTTAAATCCAGTTTAA
- a CDS encoding Rgg/GadR/MutR family transcriptional regulator encodes MVAYGELIREVRLSKGLTQKEVYTGIISKSYAIGFEKGKHDITLVLFEEILERVMLSSDEFFFMNRGYSLAEEDNFWYKFAHAANQNSLKELQALHKEVLQQKGERAMLREAIVHSRIEVHEQFLLNNKFDVSIVSKEDKEVIQTYLWKVQSWTLEEIRIFANSVDYFDEDVQIYFFQLVLKSIEKYKHYDRGKKVFSTLLTNITEELIARNQLDYASQLLDILYELSASHDCAFYRIMHHYYQGLIWMKSEQVEQGYNKSKSAIEILDTLGYESLALLYQTLLMQFLEKEQIEIL; translated from the coding sequence ATGGTTGCTTATGGAGAATTAATCCGAGAAGTACGACTTTCAAAAGGTTTAACTCAAAAAGAAGTCTATACCGGAATTATTTCGAAGTCCTATGCAATAGGTTTTGAAAAAGGCAAACATGATATTACTTTAGTATTATTTGAAGAAATTTTGGAACGAGTAATGCTAAGTTCAGATGAATTTTTCTTTATGAATAGAGGCTACTCGTTAGCAGAAGAAGATAATTTTTGGTACAAGTTTGCTCATGCGGCGAATCAAAACAGTTTGAAAGAGTTACAAGCATTACACAAAGAAGTATTGCAGCAAAAAGGCGAAAGAGCAATGCTGAGGGAGGCTATTGTCCACTCTAGAATCGAAGTCCATGAACAATTTCTTTTAAATAATAAATTTGATGTGAGCATCGTTTCGAAGGAGGACAAGGAAGTAATCCAAACCTACTTGTGGAAAGTGCAATCATGGACGCTGGAAGAGATTCGTATTTTTGCAAATTCGGTCGATTATTTTGACGAGGACGTCCAAATTTATTTTTTCCAATTAGTTTTAAAATCTATCGAAAAATACAAACATTACGACCGCGGTAAAAAAGTATTTTCAACGCTTTTGACGAATATTACAGAGGAATTAATTGCTCGAAACCAATTGGATTATGCCTCGCAATTATTAGACATTCTATATGAACTATCGGCTTCGCATGATTGTGCTTTTTACCGAATTATGCATCATTACTATCAAGGCTTGATCTGGATGAAAAGCGAGCAGGTCGAACAAGGTTACAATAAATCTAAAAGCGCCATAGAAATTCTTGATACGCTTGGCTATGAGTCACTTGCGCTACTTTACCAGACATTACTCATGCAGTTTTTAGAGAAAGAGCAGATTGAAATACTATAA
- a CDS encoding MucBP domain-containing protein: MFESCKKIVISMLAVIIIVSLGSGVFSPIRAHADATQNPNGFTVLVKYMDETGTEIAPSETLTEYYYVSVEKSIPGYKLKETPSNATGRITDSGIEVHYIYERSIKVSYVDETGQDLLPTVEVADSDAAVLETITGYTFVRKEVSADNSHIIFRYKKNISTIPDFGKPNQVMVNYVDENKTQIAPSFYLSGLFNESYQVPMKKIKGYTLLKYDPEILGVFTESAQTINIIYQKNRPEQSPSVENPPNPIVPIAPQVEVEPPKAEIAEKPVSPKEQITPPTTKKTKAVLKKQIAKATLPKTGDSSIDLLVTCLGIIAISCGIYLIVQQSQKRRRKE; the protein is encoded by the coding sequence GTGTTCGAAAGTTGTAAAAAAATAGTTATAAGCATGTTAGCAGTAATCATTATCGTGAGCCTAGGTAGCGGAGTCTTTTCGCCTATCCGTGCGCATGCAGATGCTACACAAAATCCAAATGGTTTTACCGTTCTTGTCAAGTATATGGACGAAACTGGAACGGAAATTGCTCCGTCAGAAACTTTAACAGAGTACTATTATGTATCGGTTGAAAAAAGTATTCCTGGTTACAAATTAAAAGAAACACCGAGTAATGCAACAGGTAGAATCACTGACTCGGGGATAGAAGTGCACTATATTTATGAAAGATCCATTAAAGTGAGCTATGTGGATGAAACAGGGCAGGACTTGTTACCTACTGTAGAAGTAGCAGATAGTGATGCAGCTGTACTCGAAACAATCACTGGTTATACGTTTGTCAGAAAAGAAGTTAGTGCAGATAACTCGCATATTATTTTTCGTTATAAAAAGAACATTTCTACAATTCCTGATTTTGGAAAACCGAATCAAGTAATGGTAAATTATGTTGATGAAAATAAAACACAAATCGCGCCATCGTTCTATTTAAGTGGACTTTTCAACGAATCTTACCAAGTACCAATGAAAAAAATCAAAGGCTATACGTTATTAAAATACGATCCAGAAATTCTTGGAGTATTCACGGAAAGCGCGCAAACAATCAATATTATTTACCAGAAAAATCGGCCTGAACAATCCCCGAGCGTAGAAAATCCGCCTAATCCAATTGTTCCGATAGCGCCTCAAGTAGAAGTAGAACCTCCCAAAGCAGAAATTGCAGAAAAACCAGTTTCACCAAAAGAACAAATCACACCACCAACTACGAAAAAAACGAAAGCAGTGCTAAAAAAACAAATAGCTAAAGCAACCTTGCCAAAAACGGGGGATAGCTCAATAGACTTATTAGTCACCTGTCTTGGCATTATAGCCATTTCTTGTGGAATTTATTTAATCGTGCAACAATCCCAAAAGCGGCGTCGTAAGGAATAA
- the psiE gene encoding phosphate-starvation-inducible protein PsiE, whose product MKRLEKISSIVPILLRITLNLALIMVGFTLVAFLIREAFTIFNNIFFLDTDVSYYYMTQDILTFFLYFEFIALIVKYFESHFHFPLRYFIYIGITAIIRFIIVDHSSATSTLILSGAILLLVAALFLANTKLLKREG is encoded by the coding sequence ATGAAACGATTAGAAAAAATTTCTTCTATTGTTCCCATCCTGCTACGAATTACCCTAAATCTGGCGCTTATTATGGTCGGTTTTACCCTTGTTGCTTTTTTAATTAGAGAGGCATTTACGATTTTCAATAATATTTTCTTCTTAGATACAGACGTTTCTTACTATTATATGACACAAGATATTTTGACGTTTTTCCTTTACTTTGAATTTATTGCGCTTATTGTAAAATATTTCGAATCCCATTTCCATTTCCCGCTGCGTTACTTCATTTACATTGGTATCACAGCGATTATTCGATTTATTATTGTCGACCATTCTAGCGCGACTTCCACGTTGATACTTTCAGGCGCGATTCTGCTCCTAGTCGCTGCGCTATTTTTAGCTAATACAAAGTTACTCAAGCGAGAGGGCTAA
- a CDS encoding ABC transporter ATP-binding protein has product MLKRFFSYYKPYRTLFIIDFGCAVLAAILELAFPVAVNHVIDTLLPGKDFGLIITAALALLFFYILNTFMQYIVTYFGHMLGLNIETDMRRDLFSHLQKQPFGFYDNQKTGKLMSRMTTDLFEIGEVAHHGPEDIFISIMSLFGAFFLMLNINVKLAISTFILVPILTVLIVYFNKRMTKVTTGIFKDLGNFNAGVENAISGVRVVQAFANEPHEKGRFRVLNQAYRQSKLMFYKVMGLSFSFNYFLMRLISLFALLFGAYFTINGEISYGEFVGFILLTNVFIRPIEKINNVIESYPKGFAGFKRFLEVMDTEPAIQDEKDAKPAKAFRGDIAYNHVSFEYSDGKNVLNHINLSIKAGETVAFVGPSGAGKTTICNLLPRFYDVSAGEITIDGENIKRFTLPSLRAQIGVVQQDVFLFSGTVRENIAYGKLDASDEEIEHVVKLAHLSKVVEEMPDGLDTIIGERGVKLSGGQKQRLAIARMFLKNPPILILDEATSALDTETEQVIQASLEELAEGRTTLIIAHRLATIKHADRIIVVNETGIAETGTHDELLAQDNGAYKRLYDAQFNTI; this is encoded by the coding sequence ATTCTAAAACGATTTTTTAGTTATTATAAACCGTATCGAACACTTTTTATCATTGATTTTGGTTGTGCCGTTTTAGCTGCTATTTTGGAGCTGGCCTTTCCAGTCGCGGTTAACCACGTGATTGATACATTACTTCCAGGAAAAGATTTTGGGCTGATTATTACTGCGGCACTCGCCTTATTATTCTTTTACATACTTAACACATTTATGCAGTACATTGTCACTTATTTTGGCCATATGCTTGGTCTTAACATAGAAACAGATATGCGCAGAGATTTATTCAGTCATTTGCAAAAACAACCATTTGGCTTTTACGACAATCAGAAAACCGGAAAATTGATGTCACGAATGACGACTGATTTATTTGAAATTGGTGAAGTAGCGCATCATGGTCCAGAAGATATTTTTATTTCGATTATGTCCCTTTTCGGTGCATTTTTCTTAATGTTGAATATCAATGTGAAATTAGCGATTTCGACTTTTATTCTAGTACCGATTCTGACTGTTTTAATTGTTTACTTCAACAAACGAATGACCAAAGTAACAACCGGGATTTTTAAAGATTTAGGGAATTTTAATGCCGGCGTGGAAAATGCTATTAGTGGGGTGCGGGTTGTGCAAGCATTCGCCAACGAACCACATGAAAAAGGGCGTTTTAGAGTGCTCAACCAAGCGTACCGTCAGTCAAAGTTAATGTTCTACAAAGTGATGGGCTTGAGTTTTTCGTTTAACTATTTTCTGATGCGATTGATTAGTTTATTTGCCCTTTTATTCGGAGCTTATTTTACGATTAATGGCGAAATATCATACGGGGAATTTGTCGGATTTATCTTGCTAACAAACGTGTTCATTCGACCAATCGAGAAAATCAACAACGTAATCGAAAGCTATCCAAAAGGCTTTGCAGGGTTTAAGCGATTCCTAGAAGTCATGGATACAGAACCAGCAATCCAAGACGAAAAAGATGCAAAACCAGCCAAGGCGTTCCGCGGTGACATTGCTTACAACCATGTATCTTTTGAATATAGCGATGGGAAAAATGTGCTAAATCATATAAATCTTTCTATTAAAGCCGGCGAAACTGTTGCATTTGTTGGGCCAAGTGGGGCCGGGAAAACAACCATTTGTAATTTATTGCCACGTTTTTACGATGTGTCAGCTGGCGAGATTACGATTGACGGTGAAAATATTAAACGATTTACTTTACCATCCTTACGAGCGCAAATCGGTGTCGTGCAACAAGATGTCTTTTTGTTTTCCGGTACGGTTCGTGAAAATATCGCGTACGGAAAATTAGATGCTAGCGATGAAGAAATAGAGCATGTCGTGAAACTTGCGCATCTTTCCAAAGTAGTGGAAGAAATGCCAGATGGTCTTGACACCATCATTGGTGAGCGTGGAGTCAAACTTTCTGGGGGACAAAAACAACGGTTAGCTATTGCGCGAATGTTTTTGAAAAACCCACCGATTTTAATTTTAGATGAAGCGACGTCAGCACTTGATACCGAAACAGAGCAAGTGATTCAAGCCTCTCTAGAAGAGTTAGCGGAAGGAAGAACGACTTTAATTATCGCGCACAGACTCGCAACGATTAAGCATGCCGACCGAATTATCGTTGTAAATGAAACAGGCATCGCAGAAACGGGAACGCATGATGAGCTTTTAGCGCAAGATAATGGTGCCTATAAGCGATTATATGATGCCCAGTTTAATACAATTTAA